The following coding sequences are from one Pusillimonas sp. DMV24BSW_D window:
- the pmbA gene encoding metalloprotease PmbA has protein sequence MSKKSNFHLPVKKNQARFQELVAEALDYARSLGASDAAAEVSETRGLSVSVRNQDIETVEQTRDRSLDVTVFAGTQRGSASTSDFSRKALRETVDAAWHIAKYTAADPAAGLPEADFLAFEYPDLDLYKPWDLSTEKAVRKALKAEKASRDVSPLITNTDGASVSTFEGHFVLGNTRGFMGGFPYTRHGISVAPIAGQGENMQRDYWYSASRDPKQLAKASKVGRYAAHRSLARLSARRIKTGKYPVLFEAPLAVGLLGSLVQAASGGALYRRASFLLDALGKPVMADHLDVKENPHIPGGMGSSPFDDEGVRTTARDVVTGGVLNGYFLSTYTARKLGMETTGNAGGSHNLVLSSRLTDPNDDFRAMLRKLGTGLLVTELIGQGVNYVTGDYSRGAFGYWVENGEISHAVQEFTIAGNLADMLRQIAAVGADTITRGSKTTGSILIERMSVAGQ, from the coding sequence ATGAGCAAAAAATCCAATTTCCATCTGCCGGTTAAAAAGAATCAGGCCCGTTTTCAAGAGCTGGTGGCTGAAGCGCTCGACTACGCCCGCTCGCTGGGTGCCAGTGATGCCGCCGCCGAGGTCTCTGAAACGCGGGGCTTATCTGTTTCTGTTCGTAATCAGGATATTGAAACGGTTGAGCAAACCCGCGATCGTTCGTTGGACGTCACTGTGTTTGCCGGCACGCAGCGGGGCTCGGCCTCAACATCCGATTTTTCCAGAAAAGCATTAAGGGAAACCGTCGATGCGGCGTGGCATATTGCCAAGTACACGGCTGCCGACCCGGCGGCGGGGTTGCCCGAGGCGGATTTCCTGGCGTTTGAGTATCCTGATCTGGACCTTTACAAGCCCTGGGATTTATCAACCGAAAAAGCGGTTCGAAAAGCCTTGAAGGCCGAGAAAGCATCACGCGATGTCAGTCCGCTGATTACCAACACCGACGGTGCGTCGGTAAGCACGTTCGAAGGTCACTTTGTTTTGGGGAATACGCGGGGTTTCATGGGCGGTTTTCCTTACACCCGTCATGGCATCTCGGTGGCGCCCATCGCCGGGCAAGGCGAAAATATGCAGCGCGATTATTGGTATTCAGCATCGCGTGATCCAAAACAATTGGCCAAAGCGTCGAAGGTGGGGCGTTATGCCGCCCACCGCAGTTTGGCGCGTTTGTCGGCGCGTCGTATCAAAACCGGAAAATACCCGGTTTTGTTTGAAGCGCCCTTGGCCGTTGGTTTGTTGGGGTCTTTGGTGCAGGCCGCCAGCGGCGGGGCGCTATATCGCCGCGCCAGTTTCCTGCTTGATGCATTAGGCAAGCCGGTTATGGCCGATCATCTCGACGTAAAAGAAAATCCACATATTCCCGGTGGCATGGGCAGTTCGCCGTTCGACGATGAGGGTGTACGCACCACAGCGCGCGATGTGGTTACCGGCGGCGTGTTGAATGGCTATTTCTTGTCCACCTACACAGCACGTAAATTGGGGATGGAAACAACCGGTAATGCCGGCGGGTCGCACAATCTGGTTTTGTCTTCCCGTCTTACCGACCCGAATGATGATTTTCGTGCCATGTTGCGCAAATTGGGAACCGGCCTGCTGGTTACTGAACTGATCGGCCAGGGCGTGAATTATGTAACGGGTGATTATTCGCGCGGCGCGTTTGGTTACTGGGTGGAAAATGGGGAAATTTCCCATGCGGTGCAAGAGTTCACTATCGCCGGGAATCTGGCTGATATGTTGCGTCAAATTGCAGCGGTCGGGGCCGACACAATCACAAGAGGATCCAAAACAACGGGGTCTATCCTTATTGAGCGCATGTCCGTGGCGGGTCAGTAA
- a CDS encoding TRAP transporter substrate-binding protein: MKRRAFLSKAGLGAVAGTAAIAAPAVAQQNPKISWKMASTYGPSLPPLFGSAEVFCKMIEEASGGQFTIRLYPGGEVVPGFGVLDAVGNRTVDCGQSASYYYYGKDPTLCFDTAVPFGLNARQMNAWMDQGDGLKLMREVFAPRHIVNFPMGNTGTQMGGWYRKEIKSVADLKGLKMRTAGFAGEVLSRVGVIPQQISPGDIYPSLEKGALDAVEFVGPLDDEKLSLQRVAKYYYYPGWWEGSAQVSLYVNEKAYAELPKQYQSLIALASRYAGQQLLTDYDAHNANALRRLVASGAELRAFPVEVLDACYDAAQEVYAEFNAKYPQFKKVYDNYMGFRDQTIPWFRLAEGSYDSYLSRALNRAKQQ; encoded by the coding sequence ATGAAACGTCGTGCTTTTCTGAGTAAGGCAGGGTTAGGTGCAGTGGCAGGCACAGCCGCCATTGCAGCGCCGGCGGTGGCGCAGCAGAACCCCAAAATCAGTTGGAAAATGGCGTCAACCTATGGGCCGAGTTTGCCGCCTTTGTTCGGGTCGGCTGAAGTTTTTTGCAAAATGATTGAAGAGGCCTCCGGGGGGCAGTTCACTATACGCTTGTATCCCGGCGGCGAGGTCGTACCGGGTTTTGGTGTGCTCGATGCCGTTGGCAATCGTACCGTCGATTGTGGTCAATCCGCCTCTTATTACTATTACGGGAAAGACCCTACGCTTTGTTTCGATACGGCTGTTCCATTTGGCTTGAATGCACGCCAAATGAACGCCTGGATGGATCAGGGTGATGGCCTGAAGCTTATGCGTGAGGTTTTTGCGCCACGGCATATCGTGAATTTCCCCATGGGAAATACCGGCACCCAAATGGGCGGATGGTACCGAAAGGAAATCAAGTCGGTGGCCGACCTGAAAGGTTTGAAAATGCGTACGGCCGGTTTTGCCGGCGAAGTGTTGTCACGTGTGGGCGTTATTCCGCAGCAAATCTCGCCGGGCGACATTTACCCCTCGCTTGAAAAGGGGGCGCTTGATGCCGTCGAGTTCGTGGGTCCGTTGGATGATGAAAAGTTGAGTTTGCAACGCGTAGCCAAGTATTACTATTACCCCGGCTGGTGGGAAGGCTCCGCCCAGGTGTCGTTATATGTGAACGAGAAAGCGTATGCAGAATTGCCTAAGCAATATCAATCGTTGATTGCACTGGCTTCGCGTTATGCCGGCCAGCAATTATTAACCGATTACGACGCACACAACGCGAATGCTTTGCGGCGCCTGGTGGCGAGTGGGGCTGAGTTGCGGGCTTTCCCTGTTGAGGTGCTCGATGCGTGTTACGACGCAGCGCAGGAAGTGTATGCCGAATTTAATGCCAAGTATCCGCAGTTCAAAAAGGTGTATGACAATTACATGGGCTTTAGAGATCAAACCATTCCCTGGTTCAGGCTGGCTGAGGGCAGTTACGATAGTTACCTGAGCCGCGCGCTGAACCGGGCAAAGCAGCAATAG
- the rplM gene encoding 50S ribosomal protein L13 — MKTFVAKPHEVKRDWYVIDAKGKVLGRVASEVARRLRGKHKPEFTPHVDTGDYIVIINAADIVVTGNKAFDKRYYRHSGYPGGITETNFEKMQQRFPGRALQKAVKGMLPKGPLGYAMAKKLKIYAGAEHPHSAQQPKPLEI; from the coding sequence ATGAAGACCTTCGTGGCCAAGCCGCATGAAGTCAAACGTGACTGGTACGTGATTGATGCCAAGGGTAAAGTCCTTGGGCGTGTAGCCAGCGAAGTTGCACGTCGCCTGCGCGGCAAGCACAAACCAGAATTCACACCACACGTTGACACAGGCGATTACATCGTCATTATTAACGCAGCCGATATTGTCGTTACCGGTAACAAGGCGTTCGACAAGCGCTACTATCGTCACTCGGGTTATCCCGGCGGCATTACCGAAACCAATTTCGAGAAAATGCAGCAGCGTTTCCCCGGTCGTGCTCTCCAGAAAGCCGTGAAAGGCATGTTGCCTAAAGGTCCTCTGGGTTACGCCATGGCCAAGAAACTCAAGATTTACGCCGGCGCCGAGCACCCCCATTCTGCTCAGCAGCCTAAACCGCTCGAAATCTAA
- the rpsI gene encoding 30S ribosomal protein S9, whose product MIGNWNYGTGRRKTSVARVFLKKGSGNIVVNGKPVDEYFARETGRMVVRQPLELTNHLESFDFHINVHGGGENGQAGAVRHGITRALIDYDETLKPVLKQAGLVTRDAREVERKKVGFHKARRRKQFSKR is encoded by the coding sequence ATGATCGGTAATTGGAATTATGGAACCGGGCGCCGCAAAACGTCAGTCGCTCGTGTGTTCTTGAAAAAAGGTTCAGGCAACATCGTTGTCAACGGTAAGCCTGTTGATGAATACTTCGCTCGTGAAACCGGCCGCATGGTCGTGCGTCAGCCGCTCGAGCTTACCAACCATCTCGAATCGTTCGATTTTCACATCAACGTGCATGGTGGCGGTGAGAACGGCCAGGCAGGCGCGGTGCGTCATGGTATTACACGTGCGCTCATCGACTACGATGAAACGCTGAAGCCGGTGCTTAAGCAGGCCGGGTTGGTAACACGCGATGCGCGTGAAGTTGAACGTAAGAAAGTGGGCTTCCACAAAGCCCGCCGTCGCAAGCAGTTCAGCAAGCGTTAA
- the argC gene encoding N-acetyl-gamma-glutamyl-phosphate reductase — protein MSAVNGKKIKVGIVGGTGYTGVELLRLLSCHPNAELTAITSRKEEGMPVAQMYPNLRGHVDLCFTTPETSPLEQCDVVFFATPHGVAMEQAQSLLDHGVRIIDLAADFRLQDTVAFEQWYNMPHTCPDILAESVYGLVELNRDKIANARVVGNPGCYPTTVVLGLLPLLRRQGLIDPSYIIADCKSGVSGAGRKASVPTLFSEASDNFKAYGVGGHRHHPEITEQLEGIAGGAVQLTFLPHLVPMIRGMFSTIYVRVQPDAQSTDFQALYEQHYAGEPFVDVMPAGSAPETRSVRASNQLRIALQRPNPGQLIILVVQDNLVKGASGQAVQNMNLMFGLPETTGLGLVAVLP, from the coding sequence ATGTCAGCAGTTAACGGCAAAAAAATCAAAGTGGGTATTGTTGGTGGTACAGGCTACACCGGCGTTGAGTTGCTGCGTTTGTTATCTTGCCACCCCAATGCTGAGCTCACTGCAATTACGTCGCGCAAAGAGGAAGGAATGCCGGTCGCGCAGATGTACCCTAACTTGCGTGGCCATGTTGACCTTTGCTTTACCACCCCTGAAACATCGCCGCTTGAGCAGTGTGACGTTGTCTTTTTTGCCACACCCCATGGGGTTGCCATGGAGCAGGCCCAAAGCTTGCTGGATCATGGCGTCCGTATTATCGACCTTGCCGCCGATTTTCGTTTGCAAGACACGGTTGCATTCGAGCAGTGGTACAACATGCCCCACACATGCCCTGACATTCTTGCCGAATCGGTGTACGGTTTGGTAGAGTTAAATCGCGATAAAATTGCCAATGCGCGGGTCGTTGGCAATCCTGGTTGCTATCCCACGACCGTAGTGCTCGGGCTTTTGCCGTTGTTGCGCCGGCAGGGCTTAATCGACCCTTCCTACATTATTGCCGATTGCAAATCGGGTGTGTCCGGCGCAGGGCGCAAGGCTTCGGTGCCTACTTTGTTTTCGGAAGCCAGCGATAATTTCAAGGCTTACGGCGTAGGCGGGCATCGTCATCACCCCGAAATCACCGAACAGCTTGAAGGGATTGCCGGGGGCGCCGTGCAGCTTACTTTCCTGCCGCATCTGGTACCCATGATACGGGGTATGTTTTCAACAATTTACGTGCGTGTGCAGCCCGACGCTCAGAGCACAGACTTCCAGGCCTTGTACGAGCAACACTATGCTGGTGAGCCCTTTGTTGATGTCATGCCGGCCGGTAGCGCGCCGGAAACGCGTTCGGTGCGCGCTTCGAACCAGCTTCGAATTGCGCTGCAGCGTCCGAATCCTGGCCAGCTTATTATTTTGGTCGTGCAGGATAACCTTGTGAAAGGGGCATCCGGGCAGGCGGTTCAGAATATGAATCTCATGTTTGGTTTGCCTGAAACAACGGGTTTGGGCCTGGTGGCAGTTTTGCCTTAG
- a CDS encoding DUF6776 family protein, whose amino-acid sequence MGSNQSNAAGKRRPAKRWAFWQRVTWVLVWVVAMGLGFAAGQHIQLGQAAKQYANLQTDFDVTVAQLRYDMSKLAAEKEALQSRLSVEQSTRRSLEESIQRAQGDLAKANERLAFYDQLLPPGPSGSVSIRALSIQPNGAFLAYRVLLTRNAQPGSEFNGHVEFVANGEKNGESVKITLNPATGQAGEGSVAASAAQPLPVSFDQFQRLEGLLSMPEGLSLTSVTLNIIEEGAVRVSRSVNFSGPDASSETDETS is encoded by the coding sequence ATGGGTAGCAATCAATCAAACGCTGCGGGGAAACGTCGGCCCGCCAAACGGTGGGCGTTTTGGCAGCGTGTCACATGGGTGCTGGTTTGGGTGGTTGCCATGGGGTTGGGTTTTGCTGCGGGTCAGCATATTCAGTTGGGCCAGGCTGCCAAGCAGTACGCTAACCTTCAAACCGATTTCGATGTCACAGTTGCCCAACTGCGTTACGACATGTCCAAGTTGGCCGCCGAGAAAGAGGCATTGCAAAGCCGGTTGTCGGTAGAGCAGAGTACACGTCGTAGCCTGGAAGAATCGATTCAGCGTGCTCAGGGCGACTTGGCCAAAGCGAATGAACGGTTGGCTTTTTACGATCAGCTCTTGCCGCCTGGGCCGTCCGGTTCGGTGAGTATTCGAGCGCTTAGTATCCAGCCGAACGGCGCATTTCTGGCGTATCGTGTACTGTTAACACGCAACGCGCAGCCAGGCAGTGAGTTTAATGGCCATGTTGAGTTTGTGGCTAATGGAGAAAAAAATGGTGAAAGCGTTAAAATAACGTTAAACCCAGCAACCGGTCAGGCTGGTGAAGGGTCGGTCGCGGCAAGTGCTGCGCAGCCTCTTCCCGTAAGCTTCGACCAGTTCCAGCGTTTGGAAGGCTTGTTAAGTATGCCGGAAGGTTTAAGTCTTACCTCTGTTACGCTGAATATTATTGAAGAAGGGGCGGTTCGGGTTTCCCGGTCTGTTAACTTTTCCGGCCCCGATGCCTCATCCGAAACCGATGAAACTTCATGA
- the erpA gene encoding iron-sulfur cluster insertion protein ErpA: MSNVTESVDLQTPPPPLVFTDAAAAKVKDLLAEEGNPELKLRVFVQGGGCSGFQYGFTFDEVINEDDTAIDKEGVQLLIDPMSFQYLFGAEIDYKDDLEGAQFVIRNPNATSTCGCGSSFAA, from the coding sequence ATGAGCAATGTGACTGAATCCGTCGATTTGCAAACCCCGCCACCACCTTTGGTGTTTACAGACGCAGCTGCAGCCAAGGTAAAAGATCTGTTGGCTGAAGAAGGTAACCCCGAACTCAAGTTGCGGGTTTTCGTGCAGGGCGGTGGGTGCTCGGGCTTCCAGTATGGGTTTACGTTCGATGAAGTCATTAACGAAGATGACACCGCAATCGACAAGGAAGGCGTGCAGTTATTAATCGACCCCATGAGCTTCCAGTATTTGTTTGGCGCCGAAATCGATTACAAAGACGATCTCGAAGGGGCTCAGTTTGTGATTCGCAATCCGAATGCCACATCAACTTGTGGCTGTGGCTCTTCGTTTGCGGCCTAA
- a CDS encoding anhydro-N-acetylmuramic acid kinase, whose product MAGHLYIGLMSGTSTDGVDAVLADFANPSQPKLIKAIALAMPPSLRTTLLALNSPGDNELHRAAEAGLALAKLYHTACVQLLQATHFTATDIRAIGAHGQTVRHRPDLGFTIQLNAPAHLAEATDIDVIADFRSRDIAAGGHGAPLVPAFHQALLSNATRRTIVNLGGIANITRLHPGKPVTGFDTGPANVLMDYWCERHMKQPFDAHGAWAAQGIASNDLLEYLISSEPWFTKAPPKSTGRDLFNANWLTQRLEEWAGSNSNVSLRPVDVQATLLALTAKTVATSIECYASATQEVLVCGGGALNDTLMQVLQAQLKCPVRSTSELGIDAQHVEALAFAWLAWAYDTGHKAALPDVTGARHSTILGCRYYA is encoded by the coding sequence GTGGCCGGGCATTTGTATATTGGCCTAATGTCCGGCACCAGCACCGACGGCGTCGATGCGGTGCTGGCGGATTTCGCCAACCCCTCCCAACCCAAGCTCATCAAAGCAATTGCGCTGGCCATGCCGCCCAGCCTTCGCACCACACTGCTTGCGCTTAACTCCCCCGGAGACAATGAACTGCATCGGGCGGCTGAAGCAGGCCTGGCGTTAGCAAAGCTTTACCACACCGCGTGCGTACAACTATTGCAGGCGACACATTTCACCGCAACCGACATCCGCGCAATTGGCGCCCATGGGCAAACCGTGCGACACCGACCCGACTTGGGCTTCACAATCCAGCTCAACGCTCCCGCCCATCTGGCTGAAGCAACAGATATCGATGTCATTGCCGACTTCCGCTCTCGTGATATTGCTGCGGGCGGGCATGGAGCACCACTGGTTCCCGCCTTCCATCAGGCGCTACTTTCGAATGCCACCCGACGCACAATCGTTAATCTGGGGGGCATCGCCAATATCACTCGACTACACCCGGGCAAACCCGTAACAGGCTTCGACACGGGGCCCGCCAATGTCTTAATGGACTATTGGTGTGAGCGCCATATGAAACAACCTTTCGACGCCCATGGGGCGTGGGCGGCGCAAGGCATTGCATCGAACGATCTGCTTGAATACTTAATAAGTAGCGAGCCGTGGTTTACGAAAGCACCGCCGAAATCAACCGGCCGTGATTTGTTTAACGCAAACTGGCTTACCCAGCGGCTGGAAGAATGGGCGGGCTCAAACAGTAACGTTTCTTTGCGCCCAGTCGATGTTCAGGCCACATTGTTGGCTCTAACAGCAAAAACCGTCGCCACTTCCATTGAGTGTTACGCATCCGCCACGCAAGAGGTATTAGTGTGTGGAGGCGGCGCCTTAAATGACACGCTGATGCAGGTATTACAAGCCCAATTAAAATGCCCAGTTCGAAGCACCTCGGAACTGGGCATAGATGCGCAACATGTAGAGGCTCTGGCTTTTGCATGGCTGGCTTGGGCCTATGACACAGGCCACAAAGCCGCTTTACCCGACGTAACGGGCGCGCGCCACTCCACTATTCTGGGCTGCCGCTACTACGCTTAA
- a CDS encoding M23 family metallopeptidase, whose product MNAIGYRVNTTRIRCKPTTLFLLLAKHPVEALLRAPYFLGPQAFLQGLQTALIPILSFDSRTLRWNKPYLKPNMPRKHADKPTHHYITGGLVLVALGLFAAAGALAVVKPISESTPPVYQARETLSLPSPFPEPGQIANSAPFIDETRIQPGDTLAALLQRLNVQEANLQQFLIQNKDARSIYKLYPGRTVQAALNADGSMKWLRYYHTPGTKDNGEFVSKWLEIRPDNDNGFVALELAEATETQMRIAEGEIVSSLFGATDAADIPDAITFQMAEILGSKIDFIRDLRKGDRFRLVYETHSHQGKEVGSGRILALEFNNGKKTYDAIWFEPENGSGGYYDFDGKSLKGAFLRNALKFSRVSSNFGKRRHPIHGSWRSHNGVDYAAPTGTPIHATADGVVQFAGKQRGFGNIIILKHKNNITTYYAHQHRIAKGVRKGTRVEQGQLIGYVGSTGWATGPHLHYEFRVNGKPVDPLSIDLPVAEALTKTQMAAFQSTLDNYRNHFTLLAALQDAGQSGIDSEVQVAQAGNN is encoded by the coding sequence GTGAATGCGATAGGATATCGTGTTAATACAACACGCATCCGTTGCAAACCCACCACGCTCTTTCTATTGCTGGCCAAGCACCCAGTTGAGGCTCTGTTGCGAGCTCCCTATTTTCTTGGCCCGCAAGCTTTCTTGCAGGGTTTGCAAACTGCATTAATACCTATTTTAAGCTTTGATTCGCGCACCTTGCGCTGGAACAAACCTTACCTGAAGCCGAATATGCCCAGAAAGCACGCAGACAAACCCACGCATCATTACATTACCGGTGGCCTTGTGCTTGTAGCACTAGGCCTTTTTGCCGCCGCCGGGGCACTGGCCGTCGTGAAGCCTATCAGCGAATCAACGCCGCCAGTATATCAAGCCCGCGAAACGCTCAGCCTCCCCTCCCCTTTCCCTGAGCCCGGCCAAATTGCCAATTCAGCGCCTTTTATCGATGAAACCCGCATTCAACCGGGCGATACCTTGGCTGCTTTACTGCAACGCCTGAATGTTCAGGAAGCCAACCTGCAGCAGTTCCTTATCCAGAACAAAGATGCACGCTCTATTTACAAGCTGTATCCCGGGCGTACGGTACAGGCTGCGCTGAATGCCGATGGCAGCATGAAATGGCTGCGTTACTACCACACTCCAGGCACCAAAGACAACGGTGAGTTCGTTTCAAAATGGCTGGAAATCCGCCCCGACAACGACAACGGCTTTGTGGCCCTTGAACTGGCGGAAGCCACCGAAACCCAAATGCGAATTGCGGAAGGGGAAATTGTTTCATCGCTGTTTGGCGCAACCGATGCCGCCGACATTCCCGATGCCATCACATTCCAAATGGCCGAAATTCTGGGCAGCAAAATCGACTTTATTCGCGACCTGCGTAAAGGCGATCGTTTCCGTCTGGTGTATGAAACCCATTCTCATCAAGGCAAGGAAGTGGGCTCCGGTCGTATTTTGGCGCTGGAATTCAACAACGGCAAAAAAACCTATGACGCCATTTGGTTCGAACCCGAAAATGGCTCGGGGGGCTACTATGATTTCGACGGCAAAAGCCTGAAAGGCGCATTCTTGCGCAACGCACTGAAGTTTTCACGCGTCAGTTCCAATTTCGGCAAGCGACGCCACCCCATTCACGGTAGCTGGCGCAGCCACAATGGGGTCGATTACGCCGCGCCCACCGGAACCCCCATCCATGCCACCGCCGACGGTGTTGTGCAGTTTGCCGGCAAACAGCGCGGCTTTGGCAACATTATTATTCTGAAGCACAAAAACAATATCACAACGTATTACGCCCACCAGCACCGTATTGCCAAAGGTGTTCGCAAGGGTACGCGCGTTGAACAGGGCCAACTGATTGGCTATGTGGGCTCTACCGGTTGGGCCACCGGGCCGCACCTTCACTACGAGTTTCGTGTGAACGGCAAACCGGTTGATCCCTTATCCATCGACCTTCCCGTTGCTGAAGCACTTACCAAAACTCAAATGGCGGCGTTCCAGTCGACGCTGGATAACTATCGCAACCACTTCACTTTACTGGCCGCACTGCAAGACGCAGGGCAAAGCGGTATCGACAGCGAAGTGCAGGTTGCCCAAGCTGGAAATAACTAA
- the tyrS gene encoding tyrosine--tRNA ligase → MSSSEVTLSPELEEDLRVVKRGCDELLVESEFVKKMARSRETGRPLRIKLGLDPTAPDIHLGHTVVLNKLRQLQDLGHTVIFLIGDFTSMIGDPSGRNATRPPLTAEQIQENAQTYYAQASLVLDPERTEVRYNSEWCDPLGARGMIQLASRYTVARMMEREDFTRRFKSGIPISVHEFLYPLMQGYDSVALKADLELGGTDQKFNLLVGRELQKEYGQEAQCILTMPLLEGTDGVDKMSKSKGNYIGISESPDSMFGKLMSISDTLMWRYFELLSFRSEDEISLLQKQVEEGANPRNIKVMLAQEIVTRFHTQNDAHEALARFEARFRDGAIPDDMPEVSLDGAPKGILKVLREAGLVASGSEAQRNVEQGGVKVEGSRVEDKALQLNAGTYVIQVGKRKFARVTLA, encoded by the coding sequence ATGTCATCCTCAGAAGTCACTTTATCCCCTGAATTAGAAGAAGATTTGCGCGTAGTTAAGCGAGGATGCGATGAGTTGCTGGTAGAAAGCGAATTTGTAAAAAAGATGGCACGCAGCCGTGAAACGGGCCGGCCATTGCGGATCAAGTTAGGCCTGGACCCCACCGCACCGGATATCCACCTGGGCCATACGGTGGTATTGAATAAACTCCGCCAGTTGCAAGACTTGGGGCACACCGTTATTTTTCTGATTGGCGACTTTACGTCCATGATTGGCGATCCCAGCGGTCGCAATGCCACCCGCCCGCCGTTAACGGCCGAGCAAATTCAGGAAAACGCCCAAACTTATTATGCCCAGGCCAGCCTGGTGCTGGATCCCGAACGCACGGAAGTTCGCTACAACTCTGAATGGTGCGATCCGTTGGGTGCGCGCGGCATGATTCAGCTTGCCTCGCGCTATACCGTGGCCCGGATGATGGAGCGAGAAGACTTCACCCGGCGGTTCAAATCGGGAATTCCCATTTCTGTGCACGAATTCCTGTACCCGCTGATGCAGGGCTATGATTCGGTGGCGTTGAAGGCAGATCTGGAATTGGGTGGCACCGATCAGAAATTCAACCTGCTGGTGGGCCGCGAGTTACAGAAGGAGTATGGGCAAGAGGCCCAATGCATTCTTACCATGCCTTTGCTGGAAGGAACCGATGGTGTAGACAAGATGTCGAAGTCCAAAGGGAACTACATTGGTATTTCCGAATCACCCGATTCCATGTTCGGCAAACTTATGTCGATTTCCGACACCCTTATGTGGCGTTATTTTGAATTATTGTCTTTCCGCTCTGAAGACGAAATCAGTTTGTTGCAGAAACAGGTTGAAGAAGGCGCCAATCCGCGCAATATAAAGGTGATGCTCGCGCAGGAAATTGTGACCCGTTTTCACACGCAAAATGATGCGCACGAAGCGCTCGCCCGCTTTGAGGCGCGGTTTCGAGACGGCGCCATACCCGACGATATGCCGGAAGTAAGCCTGGATGGGGCCCCCAAAGGTATTTTGAAGGTATTGCGTGAAGCCGGTTTGGTGGCATCGGGGTCAGAGGCCCAGCGCAATGTTGAGCAAGGCGGCGTGAAGGTTGAGGGGAGCCGTGTAGAAGACAAAGCATTACAGCTGAACGCCGGTACATATGTTATTCAAGTAGGTAAGCGTAAGTTCGCACGCGTTACCCTGGCTTAA
- a CDS encoding YbhB/YbcL family Raf kinase inhibitor-like protein: protein MKLSSTSFADQKWIPERYAFCKVDSNAPIALSDNVNPQLAWADVPEGTRSFVLICHDPDVPSKPDDVNQEGREVPADLPRVDFYHWVLVDIASNVREIKEGEYCDSITPRGKGGPVAPNNTRQGTNNYTQWFAEDRDMNGDYFGYDGPCPPWNDAIVHRYVFTVYALDIETVPVDNAFTGPDVLQAIEGHVLGKASVTGLYSLNPKLRDAAA, encoded by the coding sequence ATGAAACTGAGCAGCACATCATTTGCCGATCAAAAGTGGATTCCCGAGCGTTACGCCTTTTGCAAGGTCGATAGCAACGCCCCCATTGCACTTTCCGACAACGTCAATCCGCAGTTGGCGTGGGCCGATGTGCCTGAAGGGACACGTTCTTTTGTTTTAATTTGTCATGACCCCGACGTACCCAGCAAACCCGACGACGTCAATCAGGAAGGCCGCGAAGTGCCGGCCGATTTGCCCCGCGTTGATTTCTACCATTGGGTGTTGGTGGATATTGCTTCGAACGTACGCGAAATTAAAGAGGGGGAGTATTGCGACAGCATTACTCCGCGCGGTAAGGGCGGCCCCGTGGCGCCGAACAATACACGTCAGGGTACCAATAACTACACGCAATGGTTCGCTGAAGACCGTGACATGAATGGCGACTACTTTGGTTACGACGGCCCTTGCCCGCCCTGGAACGATGCTATTGTGCATCGTTACGTTTTTACCGTGTACGCGCTCGATATCGAAACTGTTCCGGTTGATAACGCTTTTACCGGTCCCGACGTTCTTCAGGCCATTGAGGGCCATGTGCTTGGCAAAGCCAGCGTCACAGGTCTGTACAGCCTGAACCCGAAGTTACGTGATGCGGCGGCTTAA